Proteins encoded within one genomic window of Flavobacterium oreochromis:
- a CDS encoding MFS transporter, with amino-acid sequence MLSSLLLVGFGFISLMFLYDFIEISIGLFFLTAIADMYKPAVYVAIGCFSNFSNRTRSLTLIRLATNLGMFTGPIIGGVLIANNNYDPLFWIDGISCVIAVILFLFLIDETKIDIYAKRVEQLKEHINTKILYSVILIL; translated from the coding sequence ATCCTTTCCAGCTTATTATTAGTAGGTTTTGGATTCATCTCATTAATGTTTCTATATGACTTTATAGAAATAAGCATCGGTCTATTCTTTTTAACAGCTATAGCTGATATGTACAAACCAGCTGTTTATGTTGCTATTGGATGCTTTAGCAATTTCTCTAATCGAACCCGTTCTCTTACCCTTATAAGATTAGCAACTAACTTAGGCATGTTTACAGGTCCCATCATTGGAGGAGTACTAATTGCTAATAACAATTATGATCCATTATTTTGGATAGACGGAATCAGCTGTGTGATAGCTGTAATTCTATTCTTATTTTTAATTGATGAAACAAAAATTGACATTTACGCCAAAAGAGTAGAACAATTAAAAGAACACATAAACACAAAAATTCTATATTCAGTGATTCTAATTTTGTAA
- a CDS encoding MFS transporter: MTALLFFQLFTTLPVYNSSKFNFSEMQIGLLLSLNGLLIFLFEMPIIGYLEKTKIKNTKIFQIGSLFMTLGFFFLIFAKWIFLLILSIGLITLGQILIFSFANTFAFNKATPGQEGKYMALYSMSFSFAQILSSKLSFSIIEKYSFNANWIFMVLIGILGIYIYFKLDKNLNQAPSFNQTVIS, from the coding sequence ATTACAGCCTTACTCTTTTTCCAACTTTTTACAACTTTGCCAGTATACAACTCATCAAAATTTAATTTTAGTGAAATGCAAATAGGGCTACTATTATCTTTAAATGGTTTGCTCATTTTTCTCTTTGAAATGCCCATTATAGGATATCTTGAAAAAACCAAAATCAAAAATACAAAAATATTTCAAATAGGAAGTCTCTTCATGACATTAGGCTTTTTCTTCTTAATTTTTGCAAAGTGGATTTTTTTATTAATACTCAGTATTGGATTAATAACCTTAGGACAAATTTTAATCTTCTCTTTTGCTAACACTTTTGCATTTAACAAAGCTACACCAGGTCAAGAAGGTAAATATATGGCATTATATTCTATGAGTTTTAGTTTTGCTCAAATATTAAGCTCAAAACTAAGTTTCAGCATCATTGAAAAATATAGTTTTAATGCTAACTGGATTTTTATGGTTCTCATTGGAATTTTAGGAATTTATATCTATTTCAAACTAGATAAAAACCTAAACCAAGCCCCTTCATTTAACCAAACAGTAATATCATGA